A stretch of DNA from Bacteroidales bacterium WCE2008:
TCCTCAAGGTTACGGCTTCTATAGAGGCGGCTCCTATGGCCAAGCTTGTAGTGAAGCAGTCTGTCTATAACCAGAGAGGGGAGCTGTGCGCGACCGGTCAGGTGATGTTGGGCTTCCTTAACAAGGAGACCGGCCGTCCTACCCGTTGTCCGGAGCCGCTGTACAAGATCATCGAATCCAGGTTGACTGACCGTTAATACGCTATAATATGATCGCTTATCCTTTATTTATCGGTTATGGGGAGATTATCCTCATCGTCATTCTGTTTCTGCTTCTCTTCGGCGCCAAGAAGATTCCTGAGCTCATGCGTGGCCTTGGAAAGGGCGTAAAGAGTTTCAAGGAAGGGCTCAACGACGTAGAGAAAGAAATCAAGAAGGAGGATAACCCTTCGGAAAAGGAGGACAAGTAGAAGTGGGCGACACTTCTGAAATGTCTTTCTGGGACCATCTGGACGTGCTGAGGGGCGTTTTGCTGCGCTCGGCCGCGGCGATTGTGGTCCTCACCGCAATCTTCCTCTGCTTCAAGGACGCCTTGTTTTCGGCCGTGCTATGGCCTGCTTCGGAGGATTTCGTCCTCTACAGGCTTCTGGGAGTGCGGTTCAGCATGGACCTGATAAATATTGAGGTATCTGCCCAGTTCTTCGCCCATCTCAGGATGGCGGCCCTTTCCGGGGTTGTGCTGGCTTTCCCTTATATCATATTCGAGCTATGGAAGTTTATCGCCCCCGCTCTCTATGAAAAAGAGAAAAAAGCGGTCGGAG
This window harbors:
- a CDS encoding sec-independent protein translocase protein TatA, with the protein product MIAYPLFIGYGEIILIVILFLLLFGAKKIPELMRGLGKGVKSFKEGLNDVEKEIKKEDNPSEKEDK